GGCAGCCTAAAACGACACAGTTCAGAAATTTTTTGTTCGTTGACAGAGACTTGAATTCAGATGAAATTCTTTTTTATTCCCATGGAATATTAGAAGAAGACTATAATATTACATCAACGTTCTTTGATAATTTAGGAGGGGAGGAAGATACCACTACCATTAAGAATTATACCAGTAAACGCACCAAGGCTGTTTTTAAGGAAGAATTTGGATTGGACGGTAAAAGCTACAGTTTAACGCCTATCCAAAAGGCTGAAAAGATTGGGGGGTTATCCAGAATTGATAAAGCAGCTTGGGAAGATGTCTTTATGGAGTACGCAAAAAGTAGGCCTATACATAAAAGAGTTTCAAAACAAGAACTTGAGTTGTTATTGAGCCAGGAACTACAGAACAGGAATATCAATATTGATTATGAATATGGAGTTTATAGTCAAGGGTATCCAACTAAGGTTAAGTCTAAAAAGTTTAAGTTTTCCGAGTCGAAAATGTATGAAGCTCCAATTTTTGAAGATAGTGAAGGGAGAACCAATTTCTCCTTATTGCTAACATTTCCAAAAATGAAAAAGTTTCTTTTAGAATCGATTATGGGAATGGCGTTGTTATCGTTGATTTTTACGCTGGTCATTATGGTCGCATATTCCAGTGCTATTTATCAATTGATAAAACAAAAACAGATATCCGAAATAAAAACGGACTTTATCAATAATATGACCCACGAGTTTAAAACTCCTATTGCAACTATAAATTTGGCCGTAGAAGCAATACGAAACCCAAAATCGATAGAAGATAAAGAAAAAGTCTTACGGTATTTGGGTATGATCAAAGATGAAAACAAGCGTATGCACGCTCAAGTGGAGAACGTACTACGGATATCGAAATTGGAAAAAAACCAATTGGACATTAGCAAGGATAGGGTAGATGTCCATGATATTATTACGGATGCTATTGCCCATGTTGATTTAATAGTTAATGATAGAGGAGGTTATGTAAATGCACATTTAGATGCCGAGCGATCGGAAATTCTGGCCAACGATATGCATTTCACCAATGTGGTGGTAAATGTCTTGGACAATGCAGTTAAGTATTCTCCAGAGACTCCTAAAATTGATGTTTTTACAGAGATTGTAAAAAACACCATAGTAATAAAGATAAAAGACCAAGGAGCTGGTATGAGCAAAGCGGTCTTAAAAAGAGTTTTTGAAAAATTTTATCGAGAACATACAGGAGATATACATAATGTGAAAGGGCATGGTTTAGGACTGGCCTACGTAAAACGAATAATTGAAGATCACCAAGGAGAAGTTTATGCGGAAAGTGAAAAGGGAAAAGGAAGCACTTTCTTTTTAAAACTACCTTTAATTTAGAAAACTATGGAGACTGAAAAGAAGAAAATACTTTTAGTGGAGGATGACCCAAATTTTGGAATTGTCCTAAAGGATTACTTATCCATGAACGACTTTGATGTCGTCTTGGCCAAAAATGGAATGGAAGGCTTTGAGAAGTTCAAAAAGGACAACTATGATGTCTGTATTTTGGATGTTATGA
The nucleotide sequence above comes from Flagellimonas sp. HMM57. Encoded proteins:
- a CDS encoding sensor histidine kinase KdpD produces the protein MNKKLFVLLVILMSLSLTGIIFVQVYWIRTSVDDKEEQFSRTVTDILDKVASRVEMREMKDYSDRLASLVDSIGQPKTTQFRNFLFVDRDLNSDEILFYSHGILEEDYNITSTFFDNLGGEEDTTTIKNYTSKRTKAVFKEEFGLDGKSYSLTPIQKAEKIGGLSRIDKAAWEDVFMEYAKSRPIHKRVSKQELELLLSQELQNRNINIDYEYGVYSQGYPTKVKSKKFKFSESKMYEAPIFEDSEGRTNFSLLLTFPKMKKFLLESIMGMALLSLIFTLVIMVAYSSAIYQLIKQKQISEIKTDFINNMTHEFKTPIATINLAVEAIRNPKSIEDKEKVLRYLGMIKDENKRMHAQVENVLRISKLEKNQLDISKDRVDVHDIITDAIAHVDLIVNDRGGYVNAHLDAERSEILANDMHFTNVVVNVLDNAVKYSPETPKIDVFTEIVKNTIVIKIKDQGAGMSKAVLKRVFEKFYREHTGDIHNVKGHGLGLAYVKRIIEDHQGEVYAESEKGKGSTFFLKLPLI